One segment of Paraburkholderia sp. PGU19 DNA contains the following:
- a CDS encoding DUF3331 domain-containing protein, protein MAAGLARTAGICGLTGVPVQRGDTAFRPLLRGGATPRNSLDMILADTLTGAKRLTTHSIYWVNHV, encoded by the coding sequence GTGGCGGCCGGCTTAGCCCGCACCGCCGGAATTTGCGGCCTTACCGGCGTGCCGGTGCAGCGCGGCGACACCGCATTCCGGCCGCTCCTGCGTGGTGGTGCGACGCCGAGGAACTCACTCGACATGATTCTCGCCGACACCTTAACGGGCGCGAAAAGACTGACGACCCATTCGATTTATTGGGTGAATCACGTTTAA